Proteins from one Impatiens glandulifera chromosome 2, dImpGla2.1, whole genome shotgun sequence genomic window:
- the LOC124926261 gene encoding glutamate--tRNA ligase, chloroplastic/mitochondrial → MMTAMVGSPWLRIRMVPEVSPSSFLLHKSISPSSLRSNRSICTNWCRLHSKTSNSSIFRRRFSIKASHSDGEVRVRFAPSPTGNLHVGGARTALFNYLFARSKGGKFILRIEDTDLERSTKESEEAVLRDLTWLGLDWDEGPGLGGEYGPYRQSERNILYKQYAEKLLEAGHVYRCFCSTEELEKMKEIAKLKQLPPVYTGKWANAPLEEVEEELAKGSPYVYRFRVPKEGSLKINDLIRGEVSWNLDTLGDFVIMRSNGQPVYNFCVTVDDATMAISHVIRAEEHLPNTLRQALIYKALGFPMPYFAHVSLILAPDRSKLSKRHGATSVGQFREMGYLPQAMVNYLALLGWGDGTENEFFTLEQLVEKFSVERVNKSGAIFDSTKLRWMNGQYLRSLPSDTLTKGIGECWKSSGILTESDGLFVEEAVQLLKDGIDLIPDADKALNSLLSYPLHSTLASPEGRPVLEDGLPEFTNQLLVAYESGEFLAALENGHAGWQTWVKSFGKSLKRKGKSLFMPLRVLLTGKLHGPDMGSTILLLHKAGKLNVVVSSPQSGFITLDERFQLLRDIKWDSFNEDQTVSESPAVVSR, encoded by the exons ATGATGACGGCAATGGTGGGATCTCCATGGTTAAGGATCAGGATGGTGCCTGAGGTCTCCCCGTCTTCATTTCTTCTCCACAAATCAATCTCCCCGTCTTCTCTCCGTTCCAACCGTTCAATCTGCACTAATTGGTGTCGCTTGCATAGTAAGACCAGCAACTCATCTATTTTCCGGAGAAGATTCTCAATTAAGGCCTCTCACTCCGACGGGGAAGTTCGCGTTCGCTTCGCTCCTTCGCCTACTGGCAATCTTCATGTTGGCGGAGCCAGAACTGCTCTATTCAACTACTTATTCGCCAG GTCCAAAGGAGGCAAATTTATTCTCCGAATTGAAGACACTGATTTGGAACGATCTACTAAGGAGTCAGAGGAAGCTGTGTTGCGAGATCTTACTTGGCTTGGTCTTGATTGGGATGAAG GTCCTGGTTTAGGTGGAGAATATGGTCCATATAGACAGTCTGAAAGAAACATCCTTTACAAGCAGTATGCAGAGAAGCTTCTAGAAGCTGGTCATGTTTATCGTTGCTTTTGTTCTACTGAG GAGCTAGAGAAGATGAAGGAGATTGCCAAGTTAAAGCAATTGCCTCCAGTATACACCGGGAAGTGGGCAAATGCTCCGTTGGAGGAAGTTGAAGAAGAACTTGCGAAGGGGTCACCTTATGTGTATCGATTTCGTGTGCCCAAGGAAGGAAGTTTAAAGATTAATGACCTTATTAGAGGAGAA GTAAGTTGGAATCTTGATACGCTTGGAGATTTTGTGATAATGAGGAGTAATGGACAGCCTGTGTATAATTTCTGTGTAACTGTTGATGATGCTACCATGGCTATTTCACATGTCATAAGGGCGGAAGAACATTTACCAAACACTCTAAGACAAGCACTCATATATAAG GCCCTTGGTTTCCCGATGCCTTATTTTGCACATGTATCGTTAATTCTCGCACCTGATAGGAGTAAACTGTCAAAGCGTCAtggtgcaacttcagttggtcag TTTAGGGAGATGGGTTACTTGCCCCAAGCAATGGTGAATTACCTTGCATTGTTGGGTTGGGGTGATGGAACTGAAAACGAGTTCTTTACGTTGGAACAACTTG TCGAGAAGTTTTCAGTTGAGCGTGTTAACAAGAGCGGGGCCATATTTGATTCGACCAAATTAAG GTGGATGAATGGTCAATACCTTAGGTCTCTTCCTTCGGATACGTTAACCAAGGGTATTGGTGAGTGCTGGAAAAGCTCTGGAATTCTTACTGAATCGGACGGGCTGTTTGTTGAA GAGGCAGTCCAGCTTTTGAAGGATGGGATTGACTTGATACCAGATGCTGACAAAGCACTTAATAGTTTACTATCCTATCCTTTACATTCTACATTAGCAAG TCCAGAAGGAAGACCTGTATTGGAAGATGGTCTTCCTGAATTTACAAACCAACTGTTGGTTGCATATGAAAGTGGCGAATTCTTAGCAGCCCTTGAGAATGGTCATGCTGGATGGCAAACATGGGTTAAAAGTTTTGGCAAATCACTCAAACGCaag GGAAAATCTCTATTCATGCCCCTTAGAGTTCTGTTAACCGGCAAGCTCCATGGACCAGATATGGGTTCAACCATACTTCTACTCCATAAGGCAGGAAAGCTTAATGTGGTTGTTTCTTCTCCCCAATCTGGTTTTATCACATTGGATGAAAGGTTCCAGTTACTTAGAGATATCAAATGGGACTCGTTTAACGAAGACCAAACAGTCTCAGAGAGTCCGGCGGTTGTTTCTCGTTAA
- the LOC124926236 gene encoding mitochondrial phosphate carrier protein 1, mitochondrial-like has translation MRHADGTRVCEEFTAGYYGLCTIGGMFSAGTSHLAVTPLDVLKVNMQVNPIKYRGILSGLGTLWREEGASALWRGWSGKLFGYGVQGGCKFGLYEYFKNFYSGVLVDHNRTVIFFVSSASAQLFADVALSPFEAVKVRLQTQPHFAKGLADGFPRLYSTDGLFGFYRGLFPLWCRNLPFSMVMFTTFEHAVDMIYRNGLHKSKEDCSKAQQLGVTCLASYTAGAVGTVISTPADNIVSSLYNGKSKTVLQAVKSIGFVNLFTRSLPVRIALVGPVVTLQWFLYDTIKVLSGLPTSGGLRRVMD, from the exons ATGAGACATGCGGATGGAACAAGGGTTTGCGAGGAGTTCACAGCCGGCTACTATGGCCTTTGTACCATCGGCGGAATGTTCAGTGCAGGCACTTCTCATCTCGCCGTAACTCCCCTCGATGTCCTTAAAGTGAACATGCAG GTGAATCCAATCAAATACAGAGGAATTTTATCAGGATTAGGCACCTTATGGAGAGAAGAAGGAGCTTCTGCTCTTTGGAGGGGTTGGTCTGGCAAATTATTTGGATATGGTGTTCAAGGTGGATGCAAATTTGGTCTCTATGAATATTTTAAGAACTTCTACTCAGGAGTCTTGGTTGATCATAACCGGACTGTCATATTCTTTGTTAGCAGTGCCTCTGCCCAGTTGTTTGCAGATGTAGCACTTTCCCCTTTTGAGGCTGTTAAGGTCCGCCTTCAAACTCAACCTCATTTCGCTAAGGGACTGGCAGACGGGTTTCCAAGATTGTATTCCACCGATGGCCTATTTGG GTTCTATCGGGGTCTGTTTCCACTCTGGTGTCGCAATCTTCCAT TTTCTATGGTGATGTTCACGACATTTGAGCATGCTGTAGACATGATATATCGAAATGGTTTGCATAAAAGTAAAGAGGATTGTTCGAAAGCTCAACAGCTAGGTGTGACATGTCTTGCTTCATACACGGCTGGAGCTGTGGGTACTGTAATTTCAACACCTGCAGACAATATTGTTTCGTCTCTTTATAATGGGAAATCCAAGACTGTTCTTCAG GCTGTCAAGAGTATTGGCTTTGTTAATCTGTTCACGAGAAGTCTTCCAGTTCGGATAGCCTTAGTAGGACCTGTCGTGACTTTGCAATGGTTCTTGTATGACACAATTAAAGTCTTATCCGGACT GCCTACAAGCGGAGGGCTAAGAAGGGTTATGGATTGA
- the LOC124923620 gene encoding protein NUCLEOLAR COMPLEX ASSOCIATED 4, giving the protein MDSVMQSKKRKKRDNVKLSDLKELGHQLLSSRAHINNLPRLLTFVTPSSPPQYALEAIVSLQSFFTPVLPELPSSSTSKSKHAQTSGQDDPEFIYRTWLRSKFDDFVKLLIDISVSPKCDETMREVCLDTIMDFVKEGNGGRFHSAIYHKLLHRIVDSVLGIEILLDLLASKYFKYTDVCYFTYISLEKLVRTLDTKDISDSKCSNSSENNDDESMTRTELSIRKAHFILTHIPPPIESGGEKIDFEMWNESGFDFKKVNVKKNSGPLETEDKHHASDISKKIKLKFNKAWFAFLRLPLPVDVYKEVLVALHQAVIPHLSNPVLLCDFLTRSYDIGGVISVMSLSSLFILMTKHGLEYPKFYEKLYALLSPSIFKAKHRSKFFELVDSCLKSPLLPAYLAASFAKKLSRLSLSVPPSGALVIIALIHNLLRRHPSISFLVHREVSATSESDAMSKKLGLDKFRPEENDPLKTDAMRSSLWEIDTLHHHYCPPVSRFVLSLENDLTVRNKTAEVLVKDFSSGSYATIFREEIRRRVKQVPLAYYKTAPSCLFRDDDFAGWTFQQTQQDDDVEEEDTNNLKRQCVVAV; this is encoded by the exons ATGGATTCCGTCATGCAATCGAAGAAGCGAAAGAAGAGAGACAACGTCAAACTATCAGACTTGAAAGAGCTAGGTCACCAGCTTCTTTCGTCTAGAGCCCATATCAATAACCTTCCTCGGTTACTCACTTTTGTTACTCCATCCTCTCCGCCGCAGTACGCACTCGAAGCTATCGTCTCTCTTCAATCCTTCTTCACTCCCGTCCTTCCGGAGCTCccctcctcctccacctccaaATCCAAACATGCTCAAACTTCCGGACAAGATGATCCTGAATTTATTTACCGGACATGGCTTCGTTCCAAATTTGACGACTTTGTTAAGTTGCTAATTGATATCTCTGTATCTCCAAAATGCGATGAAACTATGCGG GAGGTCTGTTTGGACACGATAATGGATTTTGTTAAAGAGGGAAATGGAGGAAGATTTCATTCTGCCATATACCACAAGCTACTTCATCGCATA GTTGATTCAGTGCTGGGCATTGAGATTCTGTTGGATTTACTAGCTTCCAAGTACTTCAAGTACACTGATGTATG CTATTTCACTTACATTAGTCTAGAGAAGTTGGTTCGAACTCTGGATACAAAGGATATATCTG ACAGTAAATGCAGCAATTCATCTGAGAACAATGATGATGAGTCAATGACAAG GACTGAGCTCTCCATTCGGAAGGCACATTTTATCTTGACTCATATTCCTCCTCCTATAGAAAGTGGGGGtgagaaaattgattttgagatgTGGAATGAATCAg gatttgattttaaaaaagtgAATGTAAAGAAGAACAGTGGGCCACTGGAAACGGAAGATAAACATCATGCATCAGATATTTCCAAGAAGATAAAATTGAAGTTCAATAAAGCATGGTTTGCTTTCCTTCGCTTACCACTCCCTGTTGATGTGTACAAGGAG GTCCTTGTTGCACTTCATCAAGCTGTAATTCCTCATTTGTCTAATCCTGTTCTATTGTG TGATTTTCTGACAAGATCGTATGATATTGGGGGAGTTATCAGTGTGATGTCCCTTAGCAGCCTTTTCATCTTGATGACAAAGCATGGTCTAGAGTATCCCAAATTCTATGAAAAACTATATGCACTCTTGTCTCCATCTATATTCAAGGCGAAACATCGATCGAAGTTTTTTGAG CTAGTTGATTCTTGTCTGAAATCTCCCCTTCTACCAGCTTATTTGGCTGCTTCTTTTGCTAAGAAGTTGAGTAGATTGTCTCTCTCAGTTCCTCCATCGGGAGCTTTAGTTATTATTGCTCTGATTCACAACCTTCTGAGGAGGCATCCATCAATTAGCTTCCTGGTGCATCGG GAAGTTAGTGCTACTTCAGAAAGTGATGCCATGAGTAAAAAACTGGGTTTAGATAAATTTCGACCGGAGGAAAATGACCCTCTAAAAACTGATGCCATGA GAAGTTCGCTTTGGGAGATTGATACACTCCATCACCATTATTGTCCTCCTGTTTCAAG ATTTGTATTGTCACTCGAGAATGATTTGACTGTCCGAAACAAAACAGCTGAAGTTCTGGTGAAAGATTTTAGTTCGGGGTCATATGCTACAATATTTAGAGAGGAG ATACGTCGAAGAGTAAAGCAGGTACCATTGGCATACTACAAAACAGCACCAAGTTGTTTGTTTAGAGATGATGATTTTGCTGGATGGACATTTCAACAGACACAACAAGATGAcgatgttgaagaagaagacacTAATAATTTAAAGCGTCAATGTGTTGTTGCAGTGTAG
- the LOC124923622 gene encoding protein EXORDIUM-like 5 encodes MASAIILILFFFFPFSSSSSSPTAAVQTLNIKPNYYNPKLPPRSLSTSKKFEGSSNLVDLRYHMGPVLSSPINIYLIWYGNWSPTQKLLIKDFLLSISTATAAAAPSPSVAEWWSTVSLYTDQTGANISRSVLLAGEYEDNRYSHGTHLTRLSIQQVIASAVQSAPFPVDHRNGIYLILTSTDVTMQDFCRAVCGFHYFTFPSMVGYTLPYAWVGNSGKQCPEVCAYPFALPGYMGGGGPGLLRPPNGDVGVDGMISVIGHELAELSSNPLVNAWYAGEDPTAPTEIGDLCEGLYGTGGGGGYIGQVMRDEKGHTYNLNGRRGRKYLVQWLWSPVLKACAGPNALD; translated from the coding sequence atggCGTCTGCAATTATTCTtatccttttcttcttcttccccttttcttcttcctcatcatccCCTACCGCCGCCGTTCAAACACTCAATATCAAACCAAACTACTACAATCCAAAGCTCCCACCAAGATCTCTCTCCACCTCTAAAAAATTCGAAGGATCATCAAATCTAGTCGACCTTCGTTACCACATGGGTCCTGTTCTTTCTTCTCCAATTAACATATACCTCATTTGGTACGGCAACTGGTCTCCAACTCAAAAACTTCTAATCAAAGATTTCCTCCTCTCCATCTCCACCgccaccgccgccgccgcccCTTCCCCCTCCGTTGCCGAATGGTGGTCCACCGTTTCTCTATACACAGACCAAACCGGCGCCAACATTTCCCGTTCAGTCCTTCTCGCCGGAGAATACGAAGACAACCGTTACTCTCACGGTACTCATCTCACCCGTTTATCAATCCAACAAGTTATCGCCTCCGCCGTACAATCCGCACCTTTCCCAGTCGATCATCGAAACGGGATCTATCTAATTCTCACTTCAACCGACGTCACGATGCAGGATTTCTGCAGGGCGGTTTGTGGGTTTCATTATTTTACATTCCCATCTATGGTTGGATACACACTTCCTTATGCTTGGGTTGGGAATTCAGGGAAACAATGTCCTGAAGTTTGTGCTTATCCGTTTGCTTTACCTGGTTATATGGGTGGAGGAGGGCCTGGTTTGTTGAGACCACCGAATGGTGATGTGGGTGTTGATGGTATGATAAGTGTGATTGGACATGAATTGGCGGAGTTATCTTCTAATCCATTGGTGAATGCTTGGTACGCCGGTGAAGATCCGACGGCGCCGACGGAGATTGGAGATTTATGTGAAGGTCTTTATGGAaccggcggcggcggcggctaTATTGGTCAAGTTATGAGAGATGAGAAAGGACATACCTACAATTTGAATGGCCGTCGCGGCCGTAAATATCTTGTACAATGGTTATGGAGCCCTGTTTTGAAAGCCTGTGCCGGACCTAATGCTTTGGATTGA
- the LOC124923623 gene encoding transport and Golgi organization 2 homolog: MCISAFIWQAHPIYSLILLHNRDEYHDRPTTPLIWWEGDQILGGRDNLAGGTWLACSRGGRIAFVTNVREIQKLPNAMSRGALPVNFLESKKDPKAFAEELMKETDNYNGFNLIIADISSRVMVYITNRSKEASYPTMEVVQPGIHVLSNASLDSPWPKAERLRSSFKGLLETYAEVEFPIEEETVEKLMRDTTKDDGINLPNIHTREWEHLLSSIFVKVDTSEGCYGTRSISALSFNVNGEVRFCEKYIDGGSWKVSTETFHIGTGSECRMHE, from the exons ATGTGTATATCTGCTTTTATATGGCAAGCTCATCCAATCTACTCACTAATTCTACTTCACAACAGAGATGAATATCATGATCG GCCGACGACGCCATTGATATGGTGGGAAGGTGATCAGATACTTGGTGGAAGAGATAATCTCGCCGGAGGTACGTGGTTGGCTTGTTCTAGAGGTGGGAGAATTGCTTTTGTTACTAATGTCAGGGAAATTCAGAAGCTACCAAATGCTATGAGCAGAGGTGCTTTACCAGTTAACTTCCTTGAG AGCAAGAAGGATCCAAAGGCTTTTGCAGAGGAACTGATGAAGGAAACAGATAATTATAACGGGTTTAACCTAATCATAGCTGATATTTCTTCCAGAGTAATGGTTTACATAACTAACAGATCTAAAGAAGCTAGTTACCCGACAATGGAGGTTGTTCAACCAGGTATTCATGTATTGTCAAATGCAAGTCTCGACTCACCATGGCCTAAG GCTGAACGACTGAGAAGCAGTTTCAAAGGTCTGTTGGAGACATATGCTGAAGTTGAATTCCCCATAGAAGAAGAAACAGTGGAGAAATTAATGAGGGACACTACTAAAGACGACGGAATCAATCTACCAAACATTCATACCCGCGAGTGGGAACACCTTCTCAGCTCTATTTTTGTTAAAGTAGATACTTCTGAG GGATGCTATGGGACAAGAAGCATTTCTGCCTTAAGCTTCAACGTAAACGGGGAGGTTAGGTTTTGCGAGAAGTATATTGATGGAGGATCGTGGAAAGTTTCAACTGAAACATTCCATATTGGAACCGGATCCGAATGTCGTATGCACGAGTAA